A genomic segment from Sphingopyxis sp. DBS4 encodes:
- a CDS encoding lipopolysaccharide biosynthesis protein — translation MIRSSDYTATIAKKMFVVFSGTAASALVARFLGPEMRAEYAFIQNSAAILVVVLNFGLSNYYQSLRRQQGPGACAGFVAVSIKMAALLMLAALLLTGVLNPVHHMILIVACCSLLRLQFQAVSLVENIQGASIATMLGSLAEVLAMVLVWFWAPHAVGWVVCAFISKEFVNTALSLRAIVRGPDQVSTGSLFSIKSLVSQKSFPVVRSAMMRSIPLFFLIVSTTTLYKVDVLIQSELNVNARDIGIYVVGVLVAEYLWIFSDIFKDVQTSRTARGEDARGVASAHRMALFLTIIIYILFLCFGKFAINLVFGSSFSESYEISLLMLIANIFMIPSKVIGSYLISIYNVKKYVSIMVFSLILNVILNFIFIPHWGVYGSLMANILSYSVAGIGVILIFYVHTNIDFRDILLVKRRDVSAVFARFYRNDRGDV, via the coding sequence ATGATACGATCTTCCGATTATACGGCGACAATAGCAAAAAAAATGTTTGTGGTGTTTAGCGGGACCGCGGCATCTGCATTGGTTGCTCGTTTTCTGGGCCCGGAGATGCGCGCTGAATATGCTTTCATCCAGAATTCCGCGGCTATTCTGGTCGTCGTCCTAAATTTTGGATTAAGCAATTATTATCAGAGCCTTAGGCGGCAACAAGGGCCGGGGGCCTGCGCGGGTTTTGTCGCTGTTTCAATAAAGATGGCGGCATTGCTCATGCTGGCCGCGTTGTTGCTGACCGGCGTTCTGAATCCGGTGCACCATATGATTTTGATCGTTGCGTGCTGCTCTTTGCTTCGGCTGCAATTTCAAGCGGTGAGCCTTGTCGAGAATATCCAAGGCGCCTCCATAGCCACAATGCTCGGAAGCTTGGCCGAGGTGCTTGCGATGGTGCTGGTGTGGTTTTGGGCTCCGCACGCTGTAGGATGGGTCGTTTGTGCCTTCATTTCGAAGGAGTTCGTGAATACAGCTCTCAGTCTGCGCGCGATCGTTCGCGGACCGGATCAAGTTTCGACTGGTTCGCTTTTTTCGATCAAGAGCCTTGTATCTCAAAAAAGCTTCCCTGTTGTGCGAAGCGCAATGATGCGATCGATACCTTTGTTTTTTCTTATCGTTTCTACTACTACCCTCTATAAGGTTGATGTTCTCATTCAGTCGGAGTTGAATGTTAACGCAAGAGATATTGGCATATATGTGGTTGGGGTTCTTGTGGCTGAATATCTTTGGATATTCTCGGATATATTCAAGGATGTTCAAACCAGCAGAACGGCACGGGGGGAAGATGCGCGCGGCGTTGCATCCGCTCATAGAATGGCGCTTTTCTTGACTATTATTATATATATTTTGTTTTTATGTTTTGGGAAATTCGCTATAAATCTTGTTTTCGGGAGTAGCTTTTCTGAAAGCTATGAAATTTCTCTTTTAATGCTGATTGCTAATATATTCATGATTCCATCTAAGGTCATTGGATCCTATCTAATATCTATTTATAACGTGAAAAAATATGTTTCTATCATGGTATTTTCTCTTATTTTAAATGTAATTTTAAATTTTATTTTCATACCGCATTGGGGGGTTTATGGATCATTAATGGCAAATATATTATCCTATTCCGTTGCAGGTATCGGAGTTATACTGATATTTTACGTCCATACCAATATTGATTTTCGAGATATTCTGCTTGTAAAGAGGAGGGATGTCTCTGCGGTTTTTGCGAGATTTTATCGGAATGACAGGGGTGATGTATGA